From the genome of Vicia villosa cultivar HV-30 ecotype Madison, WI linkage group LG2, Vvil1.0, whole genome shotgun sequence, one region includes:
- the LOC131653900 gene encoding beta-galactosidase 1-like yields the protein MWNMSTVILLLLLQFSFSLIGYTTASVSYDSKAITINGQRRVLISGSIHYPRSTPEMWPDLIQKAKEGGLDVIQTYVFWNGHEPSPGKYYFEGNYDLVKFIKVVQQAGLYVHLRIGPYVCAEWNFGGFPVWLKYIPGISFRTDNEPFKFQMQKFTEKIVGMMKEERLYESQGGPIILSQIENEYGPVEYEIGAPGKSYTKWAADMAIGLGTGVPWIMCKQDDAPDPVINTCNGFYCDYFSPNKASKPKMWTEAWTGWFTEFGGPVPHRPAEDMAFSVARFIQKGGSFINYYMYHGGTNFGRTAGGPFIATSYDYDAPLDEYGLLRQPKWGHLKDLHRAIKLCEPALVSGDPTLTRIGTYQEAHVFKSKSGACAAFLANYNPKSFATVPFGNMHYNLPPWSISILPDCKTTVYNTARVGSQSAQMKMSLIPIHGGLSWEVFTEQTASTDDSSFTMTGLLEQLNTTRDLTDYLWYSTDVVIDPNEGFLRGGDDPVLTVLSAGHAMHVFVNGQLSGTIYGSLEFPKLTFSQSVKLRPGVNKISLLSVAVGLPNVGPHFETWNAGVLGPITLNGLDEGRRDLSWQKWSYKVGLNGEALSLHSLSGSSSVDWVQGSLVSQMQPLTWYKTTFDAPAGVAPFALDMGSMGKGQVWLNGQNLGRYWPAYKAASGKCDNCDYAGTYTENKCRSNCGEASQKWYHIPRSWLEPTGNLLVVFEELGGDPNGIFLVRRDIDSVCADIYEWQPNLISYQMQSSGKSTKPIRPKAHLSCGPGQKISSIKFASFGNPVGSCGNFHEGSCHAHKSYNAFEKNCVGQNSCKVTVSPENFGGDPCPNVLKKLSVEAICA from the exons ATGTGGAACATGTCAACAGTGATTCTTCTGCTACTTCTTCAGTTTTCATTTTCTCTTATTGGTTATACTACAGCTTCTGTGTCTTATGACTCTAAAGCTATCACCATTAATGGACAAAGAAGGGTTCTCATTTCTGGATCCATTCATTATCCAAGAAGCACCCCTGAG ATGTGGCCAGATCTTATTCAGAAGGCTAAAGAAGGAGGTTTAGATGTGATTCAGACTTATGTTTTCTGGAATGGACATGAACCTTCACCTGGCAAA TATTATTTTGAGGGGAACTATGATTTGGTGAAGTTCATAAAGGTGGTGCAGCAAGCTGGTCTCTATGTTCATCTAAGGATTGGTCCATATGTTTGTGCTGAGTGGAACTTTGG GGGTTTTCCTGTTTGGTTGAAGTACATTCCTGGAATCAGTTTCAGAACAGACAATGAACCATTTAAG TTTCAAATGCAAAAGTTTACTGAGAAGATTGTTGGTATGATGAAAGAAGAAAGGTTATATGAGTCTCAAGGTGGTCCAATAATTCTATCCCAG ATTGAAAATGAATATGGACCTGTGGAGTATGAAATTGGTGCTCCTGGTAAGTCCTATACAAAATGGGCAGCAGATATGGCTATAGGACTCGGTACCGGAGTGCCGTGGATAATGTGCAAGCAAGATGATGCTCCTGACCCTGTT ATTAACACCTGCAATGGCTTCTATTGCGATTATTTCTCTCCAAATAAGGCTTCTAAACCAAAGATGTGGACAGAAGCTTGGACTGGCTG GTTTACTGAGTTTGGAGGTCCGGTACCTCACCGACCGGCTGAAGACATGGCGTTTTCAGTTGCAAGATTTATACAAAAAGGGGGATCGTTTATCAATTATTACATG TATCATGGAGGAACAAATTTCGGTAGAACTGCTGGTGGTCCTTTCATTGCTACAAGCTATGACTATGATGCACCTCTTGATGAATATG GATTGCTGAGGCAACCGAAATGGGGTCATCTTAAGGATTTACACAGAGCAATAAAACTCTGTGAACCTGCTTTAGTTTCTGGAGATCCTACCCTTACACGGATCGGAACCTATCAAGAGGCTCATGTGTTTAAATCGAAGTCGGGAGCTTGTGCTGCGTTTCTTGCAAACTATAATCCAAAATCTTTTGCAACAGTGCCATTTGGAAATATGCATTACAACTTACCTCCTTGGTCTATAAGCATTCTTCCTGACTGCAAAACAACGGTTTATAACACTGCAAGG GTTGGTTCGCAGAGTGCCCAGATGAAGATGAGTCTCATTCCTATTCACGGTGGACTCTCTTGGGAAGTGTTTACTGAACAAACAGCCTCAACTGATGATAGTTCCTTCACCATGACTGGTCTATTGGAGCAGTTAAATACAACGAGAGATTTAACCGATTACTTGTGGTACTCAACAGA TGTTGTAATTGATCCCAATGAAGGATTTTTGAGGGGTGGAGACGATCCTGTTCTTACGGTGTTATCCGCTGGGCATGCTATGCATGTTTTTGTCAATGGTCAACTGTCAG GAACTATATATGGAAGCTTGGAATTCCCTAAGCTAACATTTAGCCAGAGTGTGAAGCTCAGACCCGGTGTCAACAAAATCTCTCTTCTAAGTGTTGCAGTTGGACTCCCG AATGTTGGCCCTCATTTTGAAACATGGAATGCTGGTGTTCTTGGCCCGATTACGCTAAATGGTCTTGATGAAGGTAGAAGAGACTTGTCTTGGCAGAAATGGTCTTACAAG GTTGGTCTCAATGGTGAAGCGTTGAGTCTTCATTCTCTTAGTGGAAGTTCCTCAGTGGATTGGGTTCAAGGAAGTTTAGTTTCTCAAATGCAGCCGTTGACTTGGTACAAAACTACTTTTGATGCCCCGGCCGGAGTTGCACCGTTTGCTTTAGACATGGGAAGCATGGGAAAAGGACAAGTGTGGCTAAACGGACAGAATCTCGGCCGTTACTGGCCTGCTTATAAAGCAGCATCTGGTAAATGTGATAACTGTGACTATGCAGGAACTTATACCGAGAATAAATGTAGAAGTAACTGTGGCGAAGCTTCTCAAAAATG GTACCACATTCCTCGTTCGTGGTTGGAACCAACCGGAAATCTATTGGTTGTGTTTGAAGAATTGGGCGGAGATCCGAATGGAATCTTTTTGGTTAGAAGGGATATAGACAGTGTATGTGCGGATATTTACGAGTGGCAACCGAATCTTATAAGTTATCAAATGCAAAGTTCTGGCAAATCTACAAAACCTATTAGACCAAAAGCTCATCTATCATGTGGCCCTGGACAGAAAATATCATCAATCAAATTTGCTAGCTTTGGTAATCCAGTAGGGTCTTGTGGAAACTTCCATGAAGGAAGTTGCCATGCTCACAAGTCTTATAATGCTTTTGAAAAG AATTGCGTTGGACAGAACTCGTGCAAGGTAACGGTGTCACCTGAAAATTTTGGAGGAGATCCATGTCCAAATGTCTTGAAGAAACTCTCGGTCGAGGCCATTTGTGCCTGA